Proteins encoded together in one Anaerococcus murdochii window:
- the lexA gene encoding transcriptional repressor LexA, producing the protein MNNKKVFSMNLKRQLDKHNLTPTEFSRKIGFNDTTVFNWLHCQTYPRIDRIQQMADFFGIYKSDLTEDKRNLSEIPGVKVIKEIITVPLLGEIACGEPILCQENYDNLFQWDAELGRPNFMLKARGDSMIDAGINDGDLVFFKETPEVENGKIAAVIIDNETTLKRFYKHDNQIILQPENKAYTPIIINEEDGLNVRILGEMIGMYTLGSR; encoded by the coding sequence ATGAATAATAAAAAAGTATTTTCTATGAATCTAAAACGACAGTTAGATAAACACAATTTAACCCCTACAGAATTTTCAAGAAAGATAGGATTTAATGATACAACTGTATTTAATTGGTTGCATTGCCAAACTTATCCTCGTATAGATAGAATACAACAAATGGCAGACTTCTTTGGCATATATAAATCAGACCTAACAGAAGACAAAAGAAATCTTTCTGAAATCCCAGGCGTTAAGGTTATAAAAGAAATAATCACAGTTCCTTTGTTAGGGGAAATAGCCTGTGGTGAACCTATACTTTGTCAAGAAAACTATGACAACCTCTTTCAATGGGATGCTGAATTGGGTAGACCAAACTTTATGTTAAAAGCAAGAGGTGATTCAATGATAGATGCAGGTATAAATGATGGTGACCTAGTATTCTTCAAAGAAACACCCGAGGTAGAAAATGGAAAGATAGCGGCAGTCATCATAGACAATGAAACTACCCTAAAAAGGTTTTATAAACACGACAATCAAATAATCCTACAACCAGAAAACAAGGCCTACACACCTATTATCATAAACGAAGAAGATGGTCTAAATGTTCGTATCTTAGGTGAAATGATAGGTATGTACACATTGGGGAGCAGATAA
- a CDS encoding helix-turn-helix domain-containing protein gives MKIKTDYIKFLMNGRTQKEIAKEMNISPQWLSVTISKGDASMNLVNKIANVLNVDPINIVILEN, from the coding sequence ATGAAAATAAAAACAGATTATATTAAATTTTTAATGAATGGTAGAACTCAAAAAGAAATTGCAAAAGAAATGAATATAAGTCCTCAATGGCTATCTGTAACAATATCAAAAGGTGACGCAAGTATGAATTTAGTGAACAAAATAGCTAACGTGTTAAATGTTGACCCTATTAATATTGTCATATTGGAAAATTAG
- a CDS encoding helix-turn-helix transcriptional regulator, which translates to MLANKLKQFRKQEDRNQENFAHIMGVHVNTYRRFENNETELPVTCAKKLGDYFEINWWELYEIEVANRRTRGLKMTVKDLIYKLMLSHPDAVVKIVESPEENPGDDIVDVIDARNEVLLEYGKDEV; encoded by the coding sequence ATGCTGGCTAATAAATTAAAACAATTTAGAAAACAAGAAGATAGGAATCAAGAAAACTTTGCTCATATTATGGGTGTTCACGTCAATACTTATAGACGATTTGAAAATAATGAAACTGAACTACCTGTGACTTGTGCGAAGAAACTTGGTGATTATTTTGAAATTAATTGGTGGGAACTTTATGAAATAGAAGTTGCCAATAGGAGGACAAGGGGACTTAAAATGACGGTAAAAGATTTAATTTATAAATTAATGCTTAGTCACCCTGATGCGGTAGTTAAGATTGTAGAAAGCCCAGAAGAAAACCCTGGAGATGATATTGTTGATGTCATTGACGCAAGAAATGAAGTCTTATTAGAATATGGAAAAGACGAGGTGTGA
- a CDS encoding helix-turn-helix domain-containing protein, with amino-acid sequence MEVFRISLKAARVNANMTAKQVSEDLHKTEKTILSWENGITPIPVDQFYKLCGLYEIKPDYVQVPVVDDGIDNDFVCQ; translated from the coding sequence TTGGAAGTTTTTAGAATTAGTTTAAAAGCCGCTAGAGTAAATGCCAACATGACAGCAAAACAAGTCAGTGAAGATTTACACAAAACTGAAAAAACAATACTTAGTTGGGAAAATGGTATTACACCAATACCAGTCGACCAATTTTATAAGTTGTGTGGATTATATGAAATCAAACCTGACTATGTTCAAGTGCCTGTAGTTGATGATGGTATTGACAATGATTTTGTTTGCCAATAA
- a CDS encoding MBL fold metallo-hydrolase codes for MKIVKTKKELNYEIIGSGSSGNCVIIEDMMFDCGVPYKEIGDKLYDIKYLFITHRHSDHIKTNTMNAIIKNFPRLKIIANYDVARIVPTYDIVGDVTELDLGDRTVQAFKCYHDVPTTGFVVSMDDTNLIYATDTASLKDAPDIKYDYMFIESNHDEKKVDAIRNKSLKLYGYDAWKGAMRHLSTQKSREFYYLHRRDKDSKWIELHKSKRFY; via the coding sequence GTGAAGATAGTAAAGACAAAAAAGGAACTGAATTATGAAATTATAGGTAGTGGGTCTAGTGGAAATTGTGTAATCATTGAAGATATGATGTTTGATTGTGGTGTGCCTTATAAGGAAATAGGAGATAAGCTCTATGATATTAAATATCTTTTTATAACCCATAGACACTCTGACCATATTAAAACAAACACTATGAACGCAATTATAAAGAATTTCCCAAGACTTAAAATAATAGCAAATTATGATGTGGCAAGAATTGTGCCAACTTATGACATTGTTGGAGATGTGACTGAACTTGATTTAGGTGATAGAACTGTACAAGCTTTTAAGTGTTATCACGACGTACCCACAACAGGTTTTGTAGTGAGTATGGATGACACTAACCTTATATATGCAACTGATACAGCAAGCCTTAAAGACGCACCTGATATAAAATACGACTATATGTTTATAGAAAGCAACCACGATGAAAAAAAGGTTGATGCAATAAGAAACAAATCTTTAAAGCTTTATGGTTATGATGCTTGGAAAGGGGCAATGAGGCATTTATCCACACAAAAGTCAAGAGAATTTTATTATTTACACAGGAGGGATAAAGACAGTAAGTGGATTGAACTACACAAGAGTAAGAGATTCTACTGA
- a CDS encoding DUF1351 domain-containing protein, which yields MELVTVNNVRVDYRPGAIIFDGYEELLDQAKEIANYLSGIEVTPDNLKENKKILAKVNKSVKELNDRRIAIKKEINKPYDEFAEKIKEIEKVVKSADEIVRFQVRQLEEQERIDKEKKLEEIWNKRIGQYDYAKLFKFDQFVEARHLNKTSTIKSVEEEMVNFLEKAERDIALLTDYENGKSLINSYLEIKDFATVIAMDKKEKERIAEQEKMLDGVEVKKEKTYVFTIRSSKDAKLAEMLLRDNDIKFEMMER from the coding sequence ATGGAACTTGTAACAGTAAATAATGTAAGAGTTGATTATAGACCTGGAGCAATAATCTTTGATGGCTATGAAGAATTGTTAGACCAAGCTAAGGAGATTGCAAACTATCTAAGTGGTATAGAAGTAACCCCTGACAACCTAAAAGAAAATAAGAAAATCCTTGCCAAGGTTAATAAGTCTGTAAAAGAACTTAACGATAGACGTATAGCAATCAAAAAAGAAATTAATAAACCTTATGATGAATTTGCAGAAAAGATTAAAGAAATAGAAAAGGTTGTAAAAAGTGCTGACGAAATTGTGAGGTTTCAAGTAAGACAGCTTGAAGAACAAGAAAGGATAGATAAGGAAAAGAAATTAGAAGAAATATGGAACAAGAGGATAGGTCAATATGATTATGCAAAACTATTTAAGTTTGACCAATTTGTTGAAGCAAGACATTTAAACAAGACCTCTACCATAAAATCAGTCGAGGAAGAGATGGTTAATTTCCTTGAAAAAGCCGAACGTGATATAGCTTTACTGACTGATTATGAAAATGGTAAAAGTCTAATTAATTCATACCTTGAAATCAAAGATTTTGCAACTGTTATAGCAATGGATAAGAAAGAAAAAGAAAGAATTGCTGAACAGGAAAAGATGCTTGATGGAGTAGAAGTGAAAAAAGAAAAAACTTATGTGTTTACTATAAGAAGTAGTAAGGATGCAAAATTAGCTGAAATGCTACTTAGAGATAATGATATTAAGTTTGAAATGATGGAAAGATAA